One genomic region from Paramicrobacterium agarici encodes:
- a CDS encoding L-idonate 5-dehydrogenase, with the protein MTVENPETTLAVVAHAKDDLRVEQIPLPKAQQNETLVRIAYGGICGSDLHYWLAGAAGESVLRAPMVLGHEVVGTVARAAADGSGPREGARVAVHPGTPGTAPGRYPPERPNLAPGSTYLGSAAHVPHTEGAFSEFAVLPSRMLRELPAGLSLRDAALTEPASVAWHAVARAGDLSGKRVLVIGAGPIGSLVVAVAHRAGASEIVAVDLHDKPLEIARAVGATSTIDARDADAIAAVEADAVFETSGNHNGFASAVRGAARGGRVVMVGLLPSGPQPALVSTAITRELDLLGSFRFDAEIDDVIAALADGSLVVDPIATHEFAASDALEAFAVARDASQSGKVLLRFD; encoded by the coding sequence GTGACAGTGGAGAATCCAGAAACAACGCTTGCTGTCGTCGCGCACGCGAAAGACGATCTGCGCGTCGAGCAGATTCCGCTTCCGAAAGCGCAGCAGAACGAGACCCTCGTGCGCATCGCCTACGGCGGCATCTGCGGCTCCGACCTGCACTACTGGCTCGCTGGCGCCGCCGGCGAATCGGTGCTGCGCGCTCCCATGGTTCTCGGGCACGAGGTCGTCGGCACGGTCGCGCGAGCGGCAGCAGACGGCAGCGGGCCGCGGGAGGGAGCTCGCGTCGCGGTGCATCCCGGAACGCCGGGAACCGCGCCCGGGCGATACCCGCCTGAGCGGCCGAATCTTGCCCCTGGAAGCACTTACCTCGGAAGCGCCGCGCACGTGCCACACACCGAGGGCGCGTTCAGCGAGTTCGCCGTCCTGCCCTCACGCATGCTGCGCGAACTGCCCGCCGGTCTCAGTCTTCGAGACGCTGCGCTGACGGAACCGGCAAGCGTCGCATGGCACGCCGTCGCGCGCGCGGGCGACCTGAGCGGCAAGCGCGTGCTCGTCATCGGGGCCGGTCCCATCGGATCCCTCGTCGTCGCCGTCGCCCACAGGGCGGGTGCGAGCGAGATCGTCGCCGTCGACCTTCACGACAAGCCTCTCGAGATCGCTCGAGCCGTCGGTGCCACGTCGACGATCGACGCGAGGGATGCTGACGCGATCGCTGCCGTGGAAGCGGATGCCGTCTTCGAGACGTCGGGCAACCACAACGGGTTCGCCTCGGCCGTTCGCGGCGCAGCGCGCGGCGGACGCGTCGTCATGGTCGGGCTCCTGCCGTCCGGGCCTCAGCCAGCGCTCGTGTCGACAGCAATCACGCGCGAACTCGATCTTCTCGGCTCGTTCCGCTTCGATGCTGAGATCGACGACGTCATCGCCGCTCTTGCAGACGGCTCGCTCGTCGTCGACCCGATCGCAACGCACGAGTTCGCGGCATCCGATGCTCTCGAGGCGTTCGCCGTCGCGCGCGACGCATCGCAGAGCGGAAAGGTGCTGCTGCGCTTCGACTGA
- a CDS encoding glucose 1-dehydrogenase: MTHSLFDLSDRVALVTGSSRGIGREIAAALAEAGAHIVLNGMNGDRLEHTRAEFAERYGADRVDAVAFDVTDPDDVASAIERVEQNIGPLRILVNNAGIQHRVPMLDLDLADWKRVLDVNLTSAFLVGREAARRMIPRGAGKIVNVCSVQTDLARPTIAPYTASKGALRNLTRAMTAEWAASGLQINGIAPGYIHTEMTQNLVDDEAFNSWILGRTPAQRWGTPADLAGPAVWLASDGSDYVNGQVIFIDGGMTVVV; this comes from the coding sequence ATGACGCATTCGCTCTTCGACCTCTCTGACCGCGTCGCGCTGGTCACCGGATCGAGCCGGGGAATCGGCCGCGAGATCGCCGCTGCCCTCGCCGAGGCGGGAGCACATATCGTGCTGAACGGTATGAACGGCGATCGGCTCGAGCACACCCGGGCCGAGTTCGCGGAGCGCTACGGCGCCGACAGAGTGGATGCCGTCGCGTTCGACGTCACCGACCCGGACGACGTCGCTTCGGCGATCGAACGCGTCGAGCAGAACATCGGCCCGCTGCGCATTCTCGTCAACAATGCGGGAATTCAGCACCGGGTGCCGATGCTCGACCTCGACCTTGCCGACTGGAAGCGCGTTCTCGACGTCAACCTCACGAGTGCGTTCCTCGTCGGCCGCGAAGCGGCGCGGAGGATGATCCCGCGCGGAGCGGGCAAGATCGTCAATGTGTGCTCGGTCCAGACCGACCTCGCCCGGCCCACGATCGCGCCGTACACCGCGTCGAAGGGTGCGCTGCGCAACCTGACACGCGCCATGACCGCGGAGTGGGCGGCATCCGGTCTGCAGATCAACGGAATCGCACCCGGGTACATCCACACCGAGATGACGCAGAACCTCGTCGACGACGAAGCCTTCAACTCCTGGATCCTGGGTCGCACGCCCGCACAGCGGTGGGGGACACCCGCCGACCTCGCGGGCCCCGCCGTGTGGCTCGCCTCAGACGGTTCGGACTACGTCAACGGCCAGGTCATCTTCATCGACGGCGGCATGACCGTCGTCGTGTGA
- a CDS encoding GntP family permease gives MTDIDLNWTLPVPALLGMAVLAIALLLLLIMKFRVHAFLALIIVSILTAVASGVPANELVPTLADGFGGTLASVALLVGLGAMLGRMLELSGGAQVLTDALIRRFGEKHASLALSIASLMMGFPIFFDAGLVVMLPIIFTIARRLGGSLLLYAFPAATAFSVMHIFVPPHPGPVAASGLLGANVGLVMLFGLIVAVPTWYLAGYLFGTFLGRRIDIPVPTILDAKKDSDEEAFRSQPKLGTIVFLLVLPLVLIFLNTGLNFAATAGWVSLEDGWVQALRAVGETPVALLITVVLAMWLLGWKQKKKRSLVETVVDSALGPVCSIILITGAGGMFGGVLQASGIGDAIASSLDAVGLPVIVAGFIIAAVVRLAQGSATVALTTAAALVQPVVLDGGGFNTVQVVSIVLSLAAGSVFAGHVNDSGFWLVSRFFGMDTKTTLKTWTAGQALVGVIGFVFALVIYAVASAF, from the coding sequence ATGACAGACATCGATCTCAACTGGACTCTTCCGGTCCCCGCGCTGCTCGGCATGGCCGTGCTCGCGATCGCGCTCCTGCTGCTTCTGATCATGAAGTTCCGCGTGCACGCGTTCCTCGCGCTCATCATCGTGAGCATTCTCACGGCAGTTGCCTCGGGCGTTCCGGCCAACGAGCTTGTGCCGACCCTCGCCGACGGCTTCGGGGGAACGCTCGCGAGCGTCGCGCTCCTCGTCGGTCTCGGCGCCATGCTGGGGCGCATGCTCGAGCTGTCGGGTGGCGCGCAAGTGCTCACCGACGCTCTGATTCGCAGATTCGGCGAGAAGCACGCGTCACTCGCCCTGTCGATCGCCTCACTCATGATGGGCTTCCCCATCTTCTTCGACGCGGGTCTTGTCGTGATGCTGCCGATCATCTTCACGATCGCACGGCGACTCGGCGGATCGCTCCTGCTCTACGCGTTCCCCGCCGCGACGGCATTCTCGGTCATGCACATCTTCGTTCCGCCGCATCCCGGCCCCGTCGCCGCGAGTGGCCTTCTCGGCGCGAACGTCGGCCTTGTGATGCTGTTCGGTCTCATTGTCGCCGTGCCGACGTGGTATCTCGCCGGCTATCTTTTCGGCACCTTCCTCGGCCGGCGCATCGACATTCCCGTGCCGACCATCCTCGACGCCAAGAAAGACAGCGACGAAGAGGCCTTCCGCTCGCAGCCGAAGCTCGGCACGATCGTGTTCCTGCTCGTGCTTCCGCTTGTTCTAATCTTCCTCAACACTGGTCTCAACTTCGCCGCGACGGCCGGCTGGGTCTCCCTCGAAGACGGCTGGGTTCAGGCTCTGCGAGCCGTCGGAGAGACGCCCGTCGCGCTGCTCATCACCGTTGTGCTCGCCATGTGGCTGCTCGGCTGGAAGCAGAAGAAGAAGCGGTCCCTCGTCGAAACCGTCGTCGACAGTGCGCTCGGCCCGGTATGTTCCATCATCCTCATCACGGGCGCGGGCGGAATGTTCGGTGGCGTCCTCCAGGCGAGTGGCATCGGCGACGCCATCGCCTCATCGCTCGACGCCGTCGGACTCCCCGTTATCGTCGCCGGATTCATCATCGCCGCTGTCGTACGCCTCGCACAGGGATCGGCAACCGTCGCGCTCACGACGGCGGCGGCACTCGTGCAGCCCGTCGTTCTCGATGGCGGAGGCTTCAACACCGTGCAGGTCGTGTCGATCGTGCTCAGCCTCGCCGCGGGCTCGGTGTTCGCCGGCCATGTGAACGACTCCGGATTCTGGCTCGTCAGCCGCTTCTTCGGCATGGACACCAAGACAACGCTGAAGACGTGGACCGCAGGACAGGCTCTCGTCGGTGTCATCGGGTTCGTCTTCGCACTCGTGATCTACGCCGTCGCGAGCGCCTTCTAG
- a CDS encoding gluconokinase yields the protein MKANGELPSLIVMGVSSSGKSTIGALMSERLGVPFIDGDDLHPDENKEKMRSGIALNDADRFPWLHRIGQLIDAGRVEGHATIVACSALKRSYRDILREHAPDLIFVHLTGSRALIEKRMKARHHEYMPTSLLDSQFATLEPLERDERKILVPISLEPDEMVHVIISAINRLTRNTDKEV from the coding sequence ATGAAAGCCAACGGCGAACTGCCGTCTTTGATCGTCATGGGCGTCTCGAGCAGCGGGAAGTCCACTATCGGGGCATTGATGTCAGAGCGTCTCGGCGTTCCCTTCATCGACGGTGACGATCTTCATCCCGATGAGAACAAAGAGAAGATGCGGTCGGGGATCGCGCTCAACGACGCCGACCGTTTTCCCTGGCTGCACCGCATCGGTCAGCTCATCGACGCCGGTCGCGTCGAAGGGCACGCAACGATCGTCGCGTGCTCGGCTCTCAAGCGCAGCTACCGCGACATCCTCCGGGAGCACGCGCCCGACCTGATCTTCGTGCATCTCACCGGCTCGCGCGCACTCATCGAAAAACGGATGAAGGCGCGGCACCACGAATACATGCCGACGAGTCTTCTCGACTCGCAGTTCGCGACGCTCGAACCTCTCGAACGCGATGAACGCAAGATTCTCGTGCCGATCTCGCTCGAACCCGACGAGATGGTGCACGTCATCATCTCAGCAATCAACCGACTGACCCGAAACACCGACAAGGAAGTCTGA
- the manD gene encoding D-mannonate dehydratase ManD, with amino-acid sequence MKIDKAEVIVTSPDRNFVTLKLTTDDGLTGLGDATLNGRERAVATYLGEHIVPLLADRDATRIEDTWQFLYRSGYWRRGPVTMAAIAAVDMALWDIKGKAAGMPVYQLLGGASRNGMMAYGHASGKELPELFDSIREHQALGYRSIRVQTGVPGLESIYGIASNKGLPGNEGVRYDHEPAQRGALPAQEDWDTRSYLRHVPTVFEAVRNEFGPELPLLHDGHHRMTPLQAAQLGKSLEPYDLFWLEDCTPAENQEALRLVRQHTTTPLAIGEVFNTAWDFQTLISEQLIDYVRAASTHFGGISPLKKVMDFAAMYQVKSGFHGPTDISPIGFAAQLHVGLAIHNYGIQEYMQHGDKTNAVFDQSMIFDDGYLHPGDKPGLGVEFDVDEAGKYPYTTAYLPYNRLADGTVHDW; translated from the coding sequence GTGAAGATCGACAAGGCAGAGGTTATCGTCACCAGCCCCGACCGCAACTTCGTCACCCTCAAGCTGACGACGGATGACGGGCTGACGGGGCTGGGCGACGCCACTCTGAACGGCCGAGAGCGTGCCGTGGCGACGTATCTCGGCGAGCACATCGTTCCGCTGCTCGCCGACCGCGATGCGACGCGCATCGAAGACACGTGGCAGTTCCTGTACCGCAGCGGCTACTGGCGCCGCGGACCGGTCACGATGGCGGCGATCGCCGCCGTCGACATGGCGTTGTGGGACATCAAGGGCAAGGCCGCCGGAATGCCGGTCTATCAGCTGCTCGGCGGCGCAAGCCGAAACGGCATGATGGCGTACGGGCATGCCTCAGGCAAGGAGCTTCCCGAGCTGTTCGACTCGATCCGAGAGCACCAAGCTCTCGGTTACCGTTCGATTCGCGTGCAGACGGGCGTGCCCGGCCTCGAGTCGATCTACGGCATCGCGTCGAATAAGGGTCTCCCGGGCAACGAAGGGGTCCGCTACGATCACGAGCCGGCGCAGCGCGGCGCCCTGCCCGCGCAGGAGGATTGGGACACGCGGTCGTACCTGCGGCACGTTCCGACCGTCTTCGAGGCGGTGCGCAACGAGTTCGGTCCTGAGCTTCCCCTGCTGCACGACGGGCACCACCGCATGACACCGCTGCAAGCTGCGCAACTCGGCAAGTCGCTCGAGCCCTACGACCTGTTCTGGCTCGAAGACTGCACGCCGGCCGAGAACCAGGAAGCTCTGCGTCTCGTTCGACAACACACGACGACACCGCTCGCGATCGGCGAGGTGTTCAACACGGCCTGGGACTTCCAGACGCTCATCTCCGAGCAGCTCATCGATTACGTGCGCGCTGCGTCAACGCACTTCGGCGGGATCTCGCCCCTGAAGAAGGTCATGGACTTCGCCGCGATGTACCAGGTGAAGTCCGGCTTTCACGGACCGACGGATATTTCGCCCATCGGGTTCGCCGCGCAGTTGCACGTCGGGCTTGCCATTCACAACTACGGCATTCAGGAGTACATGCAGCACGGCGATAAGACGAACGCCGTCTTTGACCAGTCGATGATCTTTGACGACGGATACCTGCATCCGGGTGACAAACCAGGACTGGGCGTGGAATTCGATGTCGACGAGGCGGGCAAGTACCCCTACACGACGGCCTATCTTCCCTACAACCGGCTCGCCGACGGCACCGTCCACGACTGGTGA
- the gndA gene encoding NADP-dependent phosphogluconate dehydrogenase — translation MADTAQANIGVIGMAVMGSNLARNLASREGNTVAIYNRSPEKTRAVVEEFPDAGFIASESIEDFVASLSTPRTAIIMVKAGKGTDAVIDQLVEHFEPGDIIVDGGNALFTDTIRREKAVRETGINFVGAGISGGEEGALRGPSIMPGGSAEAWETLGPILKSIAAVAEGEPCVTHVGTDGAGHFVKMVHNGIEYADMQLIAEAYDLIRRGTGKTPAEIADIFAEWNTGELESYLIEITAEVLRQVDAETGKPLIDVILDQAGAKGTGAWTVQTALDLGIPVSGIAEAVFARSLSSKPAQRDAASDLPGPSASWEVKDVDAFIEDVRQALYASKIIAYSQGFDEIVAGAEQYGWDIKKGDIAKIWRGGCIIRARFLNRITEAYEENPDLVALVTAPFFTTIVSDAQDSWRRIVAGAAQSGIPAPAFSSSLSYYDGLRADRLPAALVQGQRDFFGAHTYKRVDKDGTFHTLWSGDRSEVSAEDTH, via the coding sequence ATGGCGGATACCGCACAGGCCAACATCGGCGTCATCGGAATGGCGGTGATGGGCTCGAACCTGGCCCGCAACTTGGCCAGCCGCGAGGGCAACACGGTCGCGATCTACAACCGCTCCCCCGAGAAGACGCGCGCCGTCGTCGAGGAGTTCCCGGACGCCGGGTTCATCGCGTCCGAGTCGATCGAAGACTTCGTCGCCTCACTGTCGACGCCGCGCACGGCCATCATCATGGTCAAGGCGGGCAAGGGCACGGATGCTGTCATCGACCAGCTCGTCGAGCACTTTGAGCCGGGCGACATCATCGTCGATGGCGGCAATGCACTGTTCACCGACACCATTCGTCGTGAGAAGGCCGTGCGCGAGACGGGGATCAACTTCGTCGGTGCCGGCATCTCCGGTGGCGAAGAGGGCGCGTTGCGTGGGCCGAGCATCATGCCTGGCGGCTCCGCTGAGGCATGGGAAACGCTCGGGCCGATCCTCAAGTCGATTGCCGCCGTCGCCGAGGGCGAGCCCTGCGTGACGCACGTCGGCACCGATGGCGCCGGGCACTTCGTGAAGATGGTGCACAACGGCATCGAGTACGCCGACATGCAGCTCATCGCCGAGGCGTACGACCTCATTCGCCGCGGAACGGGGAAGACGCCGGCCGAGATCGCCGATATCTTCGCCGAGTGGAACACGGGCGAGCTCGAGTCGTACCTCATCGAGATCACCGCCGAGGTGCTGCGCCAGGTGGACGCCGAGACGGGCAAGCCGCTCATCGACGTCATCCTCGACCAGGCGGGCGCCAAAGGAACCGGTGCATGGACCGTCCAGACGGCGCTCGACCTCGGCATCCCCGTCTCGGGCATTGCCGAGGCGGTGTTCGCACGCTCGCTGTCGTCGAAGCCGGCGCAGCGCGACGCAGCATCCGACCTGCCCGGCCCTTCGGCCTCGTGGGAGGTCAAAGACGTGGATGCCTTCATCGAAGACGTGCGTCAGGCGCTCTACGCGTCGAAGATCATCGCCTATTCGCAGGGCTTTGACGAGATCGTCGCCGGTGCCGAGCAGTACGGCTGGGACATCAAGAAGGGCGACATCGCCAAGATCTGGCGTGGCGGCTGCATCATTCGTGCGCGATTCCTCAACCGCATCACAGAGGCGTACGAAGAGAACCCGGACCTCGTCGCTCTCGTGACGGCACCGTTCTTCACCACCATCGTGTCGGATGCTCAGGACTCGTGGCGTCGGATCGTTGCGGGAGCCGCCCAGTCAGGGATTCCCGCGCCAGCTTTCTCATCGTCGCTGTCGTACTACGACGGGCTGCGGGCCGACCGTCTGCCCGCTGCTCTCGTGCAGGGTCAGCGCGACTTCTTCGGAGCGCACACGTACAAGCGCGTCGACAAGGACGGCACGTTCCATACGCTGTGGTCGGGCGACCGCAGTGAGGTCAGCGCGGAAGACACGCACTGA
- a CDS encoding MFS transporter: MSTGASTPSSPRGSADPEYAANLRRATLASSVGSALEYYDFALYGLASALIFGELFFPALGTNAGLAAGFATFAVGFLARPFGGLLFGTLGDKLGRKGVLIATIGLMGVSTTLIGVLPTGDQIGIWAPILLVVLRVLQGLGAGAEQAGATVLMAEYAPVRRRGYFSALPFVGIMIGTIIASVVFFLLGLVDTQIVHDWLWRVPFLASILLIAVAIFIRLRLRESPAFINLEKSEQIAHNPLREAFAHSWRTLLRGIGLRMAENGGSAIYQTLAVSYITQVVAVDEWQGPLAIAIGAIIGIFVIPVAGALSDRFGRMRVYRIGSVIQLVLAFPAWWLMSTGSVWLIIPVLAITYGLGVNVMLGAQCAALPELFGNRHRYIGVAITREFSAVIAGGIAPLIGAGLLAAFSDSWVPLAGYVVLLSALTLWATIVTPETRARDLDLASDAIDDSNEDVSSRPLPTVSRREFKRNGGRG; encoded by the coding sequence ATGAGTACCGGTGCATCGACACCCTCTAGCCCTCGCGGGTCCGCTGACCCAGAGTACGCCGCGAACCTGCGGCGCGCGACGCTCGCGTCCAGCGTCGGAAGTGCCCTCGAGTATTACGATTTCGCGCTCTACGGTCTCGCCTCTGCGCTGATCTTCGGCGAGCTGTTCTTTCCCGCGCTCGGAACCAACGCGGGGCTGGCCGCAGGCTTTGCCACATTCGCGGTCGGCTTCTTAGCGCGTCCTTTCGGCGGGCTTCTGTTCGGCACCCTCGGCGACAAGCTTGGGCGAAAAGGCGTTCTGATCGCGACGATCGGCCTGATGGGCGTCTCGACGACCCTCATCGGTGTGCTGCCGACCGGTGACCAGATCGGCATCTGGGCCCCCATTCTGCTCGTCGTGCTCCGCGTGCTGCAGGGACTCGGGGCGGGAGCCGAGCAGGCGGGAGCCACGGTCCTCATGGCCGAGTACGCTCCCGTGCGCCGGCGCGGTTACTTCTCGGCGCTGCCGTTCGTCGGGATCATGATCGGCACGATCATCGCGTCTGTCGTGTTCTTCTTGCTGGGGCTTGTCGACACGCAGATCGTGCATGACTGGCTGTGGCGTGTGCCGTTCCTCGCATCGATTCTGCTCATTGCCGTCGCCATCTTCATTCGTCTGCGGCTGCGCGAGAGCCCGGCGTTCATCAACCTCGAGAAGAGCGAGCAGATCGCGCACAATCCGCTGAGGGAGGCGTTCGCGCACTCGTGGCGCACGCTCCTGAGAGGAATCGGTCTGCGCATGGCCGAGAACGGCGGCTCGGCGATCTATCAGACCCTCGCGGTGAGCTACATCACCCAGGTTGTCGCTGTCGACGAATGGCAAGGGCCGCTCGCCATCGCGATCGGCGCGATCATCGGAATCTTCGTCATTCCCGTCGCCGGCGCGTTGAGTGACCGCTTCGGTCGTATGCGGGTGTACCGCATCGGGTCGGTGATTCAGCTTGTGCTGGCCTTCCCCGCCTGGTGGCTCATGTCGACGGGATCCGTGTGGCTCATCATCCCGGTTCTCGCGATCACGTACGGCCTGGGCGTCAACGTCATGCTCGGTGCCCAGTGCGCCGCGTTGCCGGAGCTCTTCGGAAACCGGCACCGCTACATCGGTGTCGCGATCACACGTGAGTTCAGCGCTGTGATCGCCGGGGGAATCGCTCCGCTTATCGGTGCCGGCCTGCTTGCCGCGTTCAGTGATTCATGGGTTCCGCTCGCGGGCTATGTCGTTCTGTTGTCGGCGCTGACGCTGTGGGCGACGATCGTGACGCCCGAGACGCGCGCACGCGATCTCGATCTCGCGAGCGATGCCATCGACGACAGCAACGAGGACGTCAGCAGCCGACCTCTGCCGACGGTGTCGCGGCGTGAGTTCAAGCGCAATGGCGGCCGCGGCTGA
- a CDS encoding IclR family transcriptional regulator has product MASESSADRAPAVARAVRVLDLLAESQGEPQSLTSISKALGAAKSSTLNVCAALEDGGLLRRTDAGYVLGRRVIELGGAYLHSFDPVLEFYRACAESEVLRHERCQLAVLEGTNVLYLATHVGRAPFRLSAGIGSRYPASITAVGNALLAELADDEIDRRFADDATRPAFTPDSTTSLAGLKQKLADTRQRGHSLDRGEVYPGLAGFAIVVPPQSSGEVPLALGASMLESEFTDPAMQTALDALIEVGRRMSNPMNLAPEALAQ; this is encoded by the coding sequence ATGGCATCGGAATCGTCAGCGGATCGGGCACCGGCCGTCGCTCGGGCGGTGCGCGTGCTCGACCTTCTTGCTGAGTCGCAGGGCGAGCCGCAGTCGCTGACGTCGATCTCCAAGGCTCTGGGCGCGGCGAAATCATCGACGCTCAACGTGTGCGCCGCACTCGAAGACGGCGGCCTGCTCCGGCGCACGGATGCCGGCTACGTTCTGGGAAGACGCGTCATCGAGCTCGGCGGCGCGTATCTGCACTCGTTCGATCCAGTGCTCGAGTTCTACCGCGCGTGCGCGGAATCGGAGGTTCTGCGCCACGAGCGTTGCCAGCTTGCCGTGCTCGAAGGCACGAACGTGCTGTACTTGGCAACGCACGTCGGTCGTGCGCCGTTCCGCCTGTCCGCGGGAATCGGGTCGCGCTATCCAGCATCCATCACCGCTGTCGGAAACGCGCTTCTCGCAGAACTTGCCGACGATGAGATCGATCGGCGCTTCGCCGACGACGCGACGCGTCCCGCCTTCACACCGGATTCGACGACGAGCCTTGCTGGGCTCAAGCAGAAACTCGCAGATACACGTCAACGAGGTCACAGTCTCGACCGGGGTGAGGTGTACCCAGGACTCGCGGGTTTCGCCATCGTCGTTCCGCCTCAATCGAGCGGTGAGGTTCCGCTCGCCCTCGGTGCATCGATGCTCGAGTCCGAATTCACGGACCCGGCGATGCAGACGGCTCTCGACGCGCTGATCGAGGTGGGCCGTCGCATGTCGAATCCCATGAATCTTGCCCCGGAAGCGCTCGCTCAATAA
- a CDS encoding D-2-hydroxyacid dehydrogenase encodes MAEDRLRVAVATPLSDELCAMIQEREPRVQMVRDPELLPPMRHPADFAGDPDFSRTGDEQRRFEEIIDGADALYGIPDVDPKALKRAVDANSRLRWVQVMAAGGGGQVKAAGLEPQQLERVSFTTSAGVHGGPLAEFALFGLLAGAKSLPRLQRQQSAHVWSGRWEMAQLSEQTVLVLGLGGIGTEIARLLSAFGATVIGTARHEREVEGVDEFVHPDSIADVAHRVDAAVVALPGTSATEKLVGERFFAAAQRGLTVVNVGRGTVIDEDALVRALDDGTVGFAALDVVASEPLSTDSPLWDHPNVLLSPHTAALNAAEERRIAELFADNATRLLDGRPLRNLVDTVDFY; translated from the coding sequence GTGGCAGAAGACCGACTGCGCGTCGCTGTAGCGACGCCGCTGAGCGACGAACTCTGCGCCATGATTCAGGAACGCGAGCCCCGAGTGCAAATGGTGCGCGACCCGGAGCTTCTGCCTCCCATGCGCCATCCCGCTGATTTCGCGGGCGATCCCGACTTCTCACGCACCGGCGACGAGCAAAGGCGTTTCGAGGAGATCATCGACGGCGCTGATGCTCTCTACGGCATCCCCGATGTTGACCCGAAGGCTCTCAAGCGCGCGGTCGACGCGAACTCGCGGCTGCGCTGGGTTCAGGTGATGGCCGCGGGCGGCGGGGGACAGGTGAAAGCGGCCGGCCTCGAGCCGCAGCAGCTTGAACGGGTGTCGTTTACGACGTCGGCCGGAGTGCATGGAGGTCCGCTCGCCGAGTTCGCGCTCTTCGGGCTGCTCGCCGGAGCCAAGTCGCTTCCCCGACTGCAGCGACAGCAGAGCGCACATGTCTGGAGCGGCCGGTGGGAGATGGCGCAGCTCTCTGAGCAGACGGTTCTGGTGCTCGGTCTCGGCGGAATCGGGACTGAGATCGCTCGACTGCTGTCGGCATTCGGTGCGACCGTCATCGGCACGGCACGGCACGAGCGCGAGGTCGAGGGCGTCGACGAGTTCGTGCACCCCGACAGCATTGCCGACGTCGCCCACCGAGTCGACGCTGCCGTCGTGGCGCTTCCGGGCACGTCGGCGACGGAGAAGCTCGTCGGCGAGCGTTTCTTCGCAGCGGCACAGCGCGGTCTCACCGTCGTCAACGTGGGGCGTGGAACCGTGATCGATGAAGACGCTCTCGTTCGCGCGCTCGATGATGGGACGGTGGGCTTCGCCGCGCTCGACGTGGTGGCGTCCGAGCCGCTGTCCACGGACAGCCCGCTCTGGGACCATCCGAATGTGCTGCTCAGCCCTCACACGGCTGCGCTGAACGCTGCTGAAGAGCGGCGTATCGCCGAACTGTTCGCCGACAATGCGACACGGCTCCTCGATGGCCGGCCGCTGCGTAATCTCGTGGATACCGTGGACTTCTACTGA
- a CDS encoding ribose-phosphate diphosphokinase, with translation MSGIKVSGQKRLVLVSGRAHPELAEKIAAELGSELVPTDARTFANGEIYARFDESVRGCDAFVIQSHPTPINEWLMEQLIMVDALKRASAKRITVVAPFYPYARQDKKGRGREPISARLVADLFKTAGADRIMSVDLHAAQIQGFFDGPVDHLFAMPVLLEYFQKRLDPQTLTVVSPDMGRVRVADNWSDKLGAPLAIIHKRRDPLVPNQVSVHEIVGDVKGRVCLLVDDLIDTGRTIVKAAEALKENGATGVVVASTHAVFSDPAPEILQSSSIDKVVVTDTLPLTPEQQFEKLEVLTIAPLLARAIREVFEDGSVTSLFDGAA, from the coding sequence GTGTCAGGAATCAAAGTTTCGGGACAGAAGCGGCTCGTTCTCGTCTCGGGAAGAGCGCATCCGGAACTCGCCGAGAAGATCGCCGCAGAGCTCGGCTCCGAACTGGTCCCGACCGACGCCCGCACGTTCGCGAACGGTGAGATCTATGCGCGCTTCGATGAGAGCGTTCGCGGTTGCGACGCGTTCGTCATCCAGTCGCACCCCACGCCCATCAACGAGTGGCTCATGGAGCAGCTCATCATGGTCGACGCGCTGAAGCGCGCATCGGCAAAGCGCATCACCGTGGTCGCGCCCTTCTACCCCTACGCGCGCCAAGACAAGAAGGGCCGCGGCCGCGAGCCCATCTCGGCACGCCTCGTCGCCGACCTGTTCAAGACAGCCGGTGCCGATCGCATCATGTCCGTCGACCTGCACGCGGCTCAGATTCAGGGATTCTTCGACGGCCCGGTCGACCACCTCTTCGCGATGCCCGTGCTGCTCGAGTACTTTCAGAAGCGACTCGACCCGCAGACGCTCACCGTTGTCTCTCCGGACATGGGCCGCGTGCGTGTCGCAGACAACTGGAGCGACAAGCTCGGCGCACCGCTCGCGATCATCCACAAGCGGCGCGACCCGCTCGTTCCGAACCAGGTCTCCGTGCACGAGATCGTGGGTGACGTGAAGGGGCGAGTGTGTCTTCTCGTCGACGACCTGATCGACACGGGCCGCACGATCGTCAAGGCTGCGGAGGCCCTCAAAGAGAACGGCGCGACCGGTGTCGTCGTCGCGTCAACGCACGCGGTGTTCAGTGACCCGGCCCCCGAGATTCTGCAGTCGTCGTCGATCGACAAGGTCGTCGTGACTGACACGCTTCCCCTCACGCCCGAGCAGCAGTTCGAGAAGCTCGAGGTGCTGACGATCGCACCTCTGCTGGCACGCGCGATACGCGAGGTGTTCGAGGACGGTTCCGTGACGAGCCTCTTCGACGGCGCGGCGTAG